A genomic region of Ignavibacteria bacterium contains the following coding sequences:
- a CDS encoding N-6 DNA methylase — protein MAERKNEAQVDIDLYNYIRDNKKYKKKWILRKTDNKYLQECLDIASKKISEKRGEPDLIYINEDKRLLILIENKDSTKYHFSKKGNTDPQLYAIDGIKHYLSFLLASNIKKETTKKYFKDWRIVGIAFSGRINDEYNHLISTFIIADNEIKDIDVKEILDEEDYIAYFENIDLEKISKNITKSSSEINRMLRTLDSQKRPILLSALMICLYEKDDFPNDFKKSYGGWNPKTIITNIPTTIKEILQNEGIDNEKIEVLINELSFIKTDNDLISSEILNEILKELEDNVIPLFNKKTNYDIIGKFYEEFLRYAGVTNVKKGIVLTPNHITRLFTDLIDIKTNDVIIDICCGTGAFLIAGMNKLIDEIENSDLADKKRRIKTLKQNQLIGFEKSGTMYSLAISNMLFRGDGKSRIFNIDAFSDKAKQILSKLKMKPSVGFINPPYGGRDNKVNPTKKEIQFLEKLLDTVSRYGIIIAPLSTYLKDEIDRNRILSKHTLKYVINMPSELFQPNASTHTAIAVFETNTPHNNKEVIFYNLIDDGLVLSKNRGRTDVLKKWITIKKDLLEKLINPKKYQNNIDLVKTKITVNDEWIIQAHSKADYSNLSDKSFIKTIKENIIFTTKFKLNLLEKDIDEITLWEILKDSNISEKSSNKNKVNLGINTKKWSDFKIQDELSGLFIMEKGERLVEIERLDGNTPLITASAYNNGITNFIDYNAFKDSKRIFEYKITIDMFCNVFYHDYKYFSDDNVHTLLFKNSDYSKYYENKYINLFLLTILRQLSSKYSFGRQVRLKRFKDEMIKLPVDKNGNPDWIFMENYMKSLPYSASI, from the coding sequence ATGGCTGAAAGAAAAAATGAAGCACAGGTAGATATTGATCTTTATAATTACATAAGAGACAATAAAAAATATAAGAAGAAATGGATTCTTCGAAAAACCGACAACAAATATCTACAAGAGTGTTTAGATATAGCAAGTAAAAAAATAAGCGAAAAGCGAGGGGAGCCTGATTTAATTTATATAAATGAAGATAAAAGATTATTAATTTTAATAGAGAATAAAGATAGCACAAAATATCATTTTTCCAAAAAAGGCAATACCGATCCACAATTATATGCTATTGATGGCATAAAACATTATTTGTCATTTTTGCTTGCTAGTAATATAAAAAAAGAAACCACAAAAAAATATTTTAAAGATTGGCGAATTGTTGGAATTGCTTTTTCCGGTAGAATCAATGATGAGTATAATCATTTAATATCAACTTTTATTATTGCAGATAATGAAATAAAAGATATAGATGTTAAAGAAATTTTAGATGAAGAAGACTATATTGCATATTTTGAGAATATAGATTTAGAAAAAATATCTAAGAATATTACTAAATCTTCAAGCGAAATTAATAGAATGTTGCGAACACTTGATTCGCAAAAAAGACCAATTTTATTAAGTGCTTTAATGATTTGTCTTTATGAAAAGGATGATTTCCCAAATGATTTTAAAAAAAGTTATGGAGGATGGAATCCAAAAACAATTATTACAAATATTCCAACAACCATTAAAGAAATTTTACAAAATGAAGGTATTGATAATGAAAAAATTGAAGTTCTTATAAATGAATTGTCATTTATTAAAACGGATAATGATTTAATTTCATCGGAAATATTAAATGAAATATTAAAAGAATTAGAAGATAATGTTATCCCTCTTTTCAATAAAAAAACAAATTATGATATAATTGGAAAGTTTTATGAAGAATTTTTAAGATATGCTGGTGTAACTAATGTAAAAAAAGGTATTGTTTTAACTCCTAACCATATCACAAGATTATTTACAGATTTAATTGATATAAAAACTAATGATGTTATAATTGATATATGTTGCGGAACAGGTGCTTTTTTAATAGCGGGTATGAACAAATTAATTGATGAAATTGAAAACTCAGATTTGGCTGATAAGAAAAGACGAATAAAAACTTTAAAACAAAATCAATTAATAGGATTTGAGAAAAGTGGCACTATGTATTCTTTAGCTATTTCTAATATGTTGTTTAGAGGTGATGGTAAATCAAGGATATTTAATATAGATGCTTTTTCAGATAAAGCTAAACAAATTCTATCAAAATTAAAGATGAAGCCAAGCGTTGGATTTATTAATCCCCCTTATGGCGGAAGGGATAATAAAGTTAATCCAACTAAAAAAGAAATCCAGTTTTTAGAAAAATTATTAGATACAGTTAGTAGATATGGAATAATTATTGCTCCACTTTCTACTTATCTAAAAGATGAAATTGATAGAAATAGAATTTTATCAAAACACACTTTGAAATATGTTATTAATATGCCTAGTGAACTTTTTCAACCAAATGCTTCTACTCATACGGCAATTGCGGTATTTGAGACAAACACGCCTCACAACAACAAAGAAGTAATTTTTTATAATCTAATAGATGATGGTTTAGTATTATCAAAAAATAGGGGTAGAACCGATGTTTTAAAAAAATGGATTACTATTAAAAAAGACCTTCTTGAAAAATTAATAAATCCAAAAAAATATCAAAATAACATCGATTTAGTAAAAACTAAAATTACTGTAAATGATGAATGGATAATTCAAGCACATTCAAAAGCTGATTACAGTAATTTGTCTGATAAATCATTTATAAAAACGATTAAAGAAAATATTATTTTTACAACTAAATTTAAGCTTAATCTGTTAGAAAAAGATATTGATGAAATTACTTTATGGGAAATATTAAAAGATAGTAATATAAGTGAGAAAAGCTCTAATAAAAACAAAGTTAATTTAGGAATTAATACTAAAAAATGGTCTGATTTTAAAATCCAAGATGAATTAAGCGGATTGTTTATAATGGAAAAAGGTGAACGTCTTGTTGAAATAGAAAGGCTAGATGGCAATACCCCTTTAATAACAGCATCTGCTTATAATAATGGAATAACTAATTTCATTGATTACAATGCATTTAAAGATTCAAAAAGGATATTTGAATATAAAATAACAATAGATATGTTTTGCAATGTCTTTTATCATGATTATAAATATTTTAGCGATGATAATGTCCATACTTTATTATTTAAGAATTCAGATTATTCAAAATATTATGAAAATAAATATATAAATTTATTTTTATTAACAATTTTAAGACAATTATCCTCTAAGTATAGTTTTGGAAGACAAGTAAGATTGAAAAGATTTAAAGATGAAATGATTAAATTGCCTGTAGATAAAAATGGAAATCCTGATTGGATATTTATGGAAAATTATATGAAGTCACTTCCATATTCAGCATCAATTTAA
- a CDS encoding RNA-binding domain-containing protein: MYLVELYNLIEEGENSTTEFKRKFSTPEKIAKEMIAFANTKGGYMLFGVDDNKALVGVESEKEQMELIKTAATFYCEPEVLHDIEVVLIKGVDVVVVHIPESQNKPHYLITDDEDNMKSYVRLNDKSILASKETLRILKGQNSTNPLSINIGENEKALFKFLNENEKITVKGFKKLVNISERRASRTLVNLVRAGTIRHHYTGKEEYFTL, translated from the coding sequence ATGTATTTAGTCGAGTTATACAATTTAATAGAAGAAGGTGAAAATTCCACGACCGAGTTTAAGCGAAAGTTTTCCACGCCCGAGAAGATTGCAAAGGAAATGATTGCATTTGCAAACACGAAAGGCGGTTATATGCTTTTCGGAGTTGATGATAATAAAGCGCTTGTCGGTGTCGAAAGCGAGAAAGAACAGATGGAGCTTATAAAAACCGCCGCAACGTTTTACTGCGAGCCGGAAGTTCTTCACGACATCGAAGTAGTCCTCATAAAAGGCGTTGATGTTGTTGTAGTTCACATTCCCGAAAGCCAAAACAAACCTCACTACTTAATCACAGATGACGAAGACAACATGAAGAGTTACGTCCGTCTGAATGATAAATCAATTCTTGCTTCAAAAGAAACTTTGAGGATTCTCAAAGGTCAGAACAGCACGAATCCTTTGTCGATAAACATAGGTGAAAACGAAAAAGCGTTGTTCAAGTTTTTAAATGAGAACGAGAAGATTACCGTGAAAGGATTTAAGAAGCTTGTGAATATTTCAGAACGCCGCGCAAGCAGAACGCTTGTCAATCTCGTTCGCGCCGGAACAATACGGCATCACTATACAGGCAAGGAAGAGTATTTTACGTTGTGA
- the ruvX gene encoding Holliday junction resolvase RuvX yields the protein MNFSKYLAIDYGEKRIGIAISDYDKNIAFPRDHVLNDIKLFQKILVLIKEESIEKIILGYPINLNSEKTPQTLKVESFKKELEEFLSKNKIKTEVVLFDERLTSSMAESYITEMGLKKSKRQEKGLVDSIAAQVLLQGYLDKEKKIN from the coding sequence TTGAACTTTTCTAAGTACTTAGCAATTGACTATGGAGAGAAACGAATCGGGATTGCAATTTCCGACTATGACAAGAACATAGCATTTCCAAGAGACCACGTTTTAAATGACATTAAACTTTTCCAAAAAATCTTAGTATTAATAAAAGAAGAGAGTATAGAAAAAATTATACTGGGTTATCCGATAAACTTAAATTCTGAAAAAACACCGCAGACGCTAAAAGTCGAAAGCTTCAAAAAAGAACTGGAAGAATTTCTTTCAAAGAACAAAATAAAAACCGAAGTGGTTTTGTTCGATGAAAGACTGACAAGCTCAATGGCTGAGTCGTATATCACAGAAATGGGCTTAAAAAAATCCAAGCGTCAGGAAAAGGGCTTGGTAGACTCAATAGCCGCACAGGTTTTGCTTCAGGGTTATCTGGATAAAGAGAAAAAAATTAATTAA
- a CDS encoding HU family DNA-binding protein, which translates to MEITENPFNESSERRRKKADRVRTLTRKDVETKMEEKLVGRKITKKLIVDSLFESLRELIMTADPVIRIEIRDFGVFEVKKTKPKPKARNLKTGEFVYVPGRRKMHFKPGKILKNYLKESSDIDAVKDREDYEKSQDSESSNT; encoded by the coding sequence ATGGAAATCACTGAAAACCCTTTTAACGAGTCGTCCGAAAGACGCAGGAAAAAGGCGGATAGAGTGAGGACTCTCACACGGAAAGATGTTGAGACCAAAATGGAGGAGAAACTTGTCGGCAGAAAAATTACAAAGAAGCTGATAGTTGATTCCCTGTTTGAGTCTTTACGTGAACTGATTATGACTGCTGACCCGGTCATCCGTATTGAAATACGTGATTTTGGTGTATTTGAGGTGAAGAAAACAAAACCAAAACCAAAAGCACGCAATCTCAAAACAGGAGAATTTGTTTACGTTCCGGGCAGAAGAAAAATGCATTTCAAGCCGGGTAAGATTCTGAAGAACTATTTAAAAGAAAGTTCAGACATCGATGCAGTAAAAGACAGAGAAGACTACGAAAAAAGTCAAGATTCCGAATCTTCAAATACTTAA
- a CDS encoding CDP-alcohol phosphatidyltransferase family protein: protein MAINKKELLYIPNLLSIFRLILLIPTGYLILFEFETKKNVIIALMVLMYVTDLLDGYIARHLNQVSETGKIIDPLADKISVTVIALLIFAKGFIPLWFLIAVITRDLFILLFGLYLKEKYNIVLMSNIPGKIAVFGIGLVLLFALLQVPIINEFISYFYYIILLLIIYSSILYFIRFKQAIGEKNGNH from the coding sequence ATGGCAATAAATAAAAAAGAGCTTCTTTACATTCCGAATCTTCTTTCAATCTTCAGATTGATTTTACTTATCCCGACGGGATACTTAATATTATTTGAATTTGAAACGAAAAAAAATGTAATAATAGCTCTGATGGTTTTAATGTATGTCACTGATTTACTCGATGGTTATATTGCGCGGCACCTCAACCAAGTCAGTGAAACAGGTAAAATCATCGACCCGCTTGCAGATAAAATTTCCGTGACGGTCATTGCTCTTTTAATCTTTGCAAAAGGATTTATTCCGCTTTGGTTCTTAATTGCTGTTATTACAAGAGATTTGTTTATCTTGCTGTTTGGCTTGTATTTAAAAGAGAAATATAATATTGTATTAATGTCCAATATCCCGGGCAAAATCGCTGTTTTTGGCATTGGATTGGTGCTTTTGTTTGCTCTTCTGCAAGTTCCTATTATTAATGAATTTATCTCTTATTTTTATTATATTATATTATTACTAATTATATATTCTTCAATACTTTATTTTATCAGGTTTAAACAAGCCATAGGAGAAAAAAATGGAAATCACTGA